CCGTCGCGAAATCCGCCTGTCCGTCTTTGTTCCAGATTTCCTGATCTACCTGTGTCATGAAGCAGTTGAAAAAGGTGCTGATGATGGCCGAGTTGTCCGTGTCCGAGAAGCCGGTCCCGAATCCGGTGTAGCCGGCCGCAGCAGCCTTCTTGGCAACCTCGACGACCTCCTCATAGGTAGAGGGAACTGTGGCGCCGATCTGGCTAAGGATCTTTTCGTTGTAGTAAAGGGCGCAGGTCCTGTATTCGTACGGTACGGCAACTGCTTTGCCATCAGGGCCTGCGAGAGTATCCGTGGGGCGCAGCCAGTCAGTCACCTTGGAAGCAGCGTCTGGCAGAGGGGAGTAGACGCCGGCGGATGCCATCTGGGGAACTACGGGAGTGAACATCTTGAAGACATCAGGGGCCTGACCTGCTGCCGCGGCCTGCGGAAGTCGGTTCAACATATCGCCCAGTGAAACAACCGACAGGTTGACCTTGATGTCCGGGTTGGCCGCCTCAAACTTAGCAATGTTTTCTTTTAGCGCCTTTGAACGCGGATTTGCCTGGCTGGGATCAAGGAAGTCCCAGTAGTTCAGGGTCACGGGACCTTTGGGCTCCGAAGCCGAGGGGGAGCAGCCACTAAGGGCTAGGCCGGCTACGACGGCTGTAACGAGCGCCAAGCCCCATCGCTTTTTAATCATGAATTTCTCCTGTGAATGAGTGTGTGCTGATGCGGAAGCATGCCGTGCTCAAGCGACGCGCGCTCAATGCGGAACGTCGACGGTCAGGAGAAGTCGATTTGTTCATCAAGTCTCTCCTTTGAGATCGGTTGCATTTTTGATAACTAGAAATGAGATCGGTTGCTGAGATCGGTTGCACTAAATTTAGAGCGGTGGAGTTGCTCTGTCAAGGGATCATGTGATGTGGGTTATATGACGGCGAACTTCGCAATGCCCACTCCGATGTGCCGCCGGAAGGGGCCCGCCCCTTCGGACAGGGTTATCGCCGCCTAGGTCATGCCGGCGTCGATCCCGATGAGCTTTCGGATGTGATGGCAACTCAAAGGACCGCTCATCAAACGACGCCGTCCACCCTCGGATCAGACCAGTCCCGCGACGTTATCGCCAACCCCCTCAGGGCATGTCGAGATGGGTTCGGTGGGCGGTGTTTTTGTTGGTGTTCCAGCCTGCGATGATGCCGGCGCCGATCATGTTGTCGGTGAGGCGTGCGAAGCGGTAGCCGGGGTCGGTGTAGAGGGCGAGTTGGAGGTATTGGTGGGCTTTGGATCCTCTGCCTTCCCACCAGTTGATGTAGCCGATGGTGGTGAGGATGGGTGCTGCGTGCTCCGGTGCGGCCAGGGTGTAGGTGTGGGTGAGGAGTTGTTTGGCCCATTCGATGCGTGACCAGTTCGGTGCCTGGGTGGTTTGGGCGAAGAGGATGCGAACCGATGGTTCGTCGATGCCGGGGATGTCGGCCATGAGCCGGTCTCGGTTGTGCGGGAACTGGTAGTAGGCGATGAGCTTCAGAACGTCCTGGTCGCTGGGGTAGTCCTTGGTGGCGAGCATGCCGTTCCAAAGCTCGTGCGCATCGTGCACCGCTGTCGCTGGCGGCTGGTTGAGGATGGTTTGTTTGTGGTGTTCGACGGCGGTCGCGTCCTCAGCCTTGTGGGTCGCGGTCGGGAGGGTGATTTGGTTGGTGGGTTCGATGGTGCTGCCGCGGTAGATGAATTCGGCGTTGATTTGTGAGTATTCGGTGGTGCTGATGGGTATTGCGATGTCGGGTCCGGGTGGGGTGTCGTAGGGGGAGTAGGTGGTGTCAGTGACGTAGATGCCGTCGCGGATGGTGATGCCTTCGTGGGCGAGGACTCCGGTGAGGGCTGCGATGGTGGCCCGGTGGGGCCTTGCCTCTCCTGCCTGTGGGGTTTGGGTGGTGTAGAGGGCGAAGACGATGCTGTTGGCTTGTTCGTCGGTGGTGAGGTAGGCGGCGACGGTTTGGGCGAAGTGGGTTTCGTGGCCTGGTTGTTTGGGGAGATCGATGCGGAGAGTGGCGCCGACTTTGTCTTTGTTGAGGGTGATGCAGACGAGGCTTTCTGTTGGCCAGAAGCCGAGGGTGTGGCCGATGAAGCTGAGCAGATCGGCGGGGTCTTTAATGGTGAGCGCGTTCATGGTCGTGCTTTTCCTTGTCGTTGGCTAGTGACGGTTCTATGGTCTGGGGGCCGTCTGCGTTCTACGGCGGCCACCGCCTGGGCCTGTGCATCGAGAGTTTGTTGGTCTATTTCTTCATGGACGGCCGCGGGTTGAGCGCCATGACTAAGTGGAAGCCAGGTAGCTCGGTTCATTTATTGCGGGAACGTGGTCTTTATTTGCTCTGGCTCTGGAAATATTGCTTGTCAACTGCCGGTTTATTGAGCGCGTGGTGCAAGATTGTGCTGGGGGAGCGAAACCTGTTGTTGTCGACAGTTGCGGTGAACCCGCAGCCTCTGTTTCCTGACGACGATAGGTCTATAGATGAGCGTTCCCGCCGGCTGGTACACCGACCCCCAAGAAGCTTCTTTGGTCCGGTATTGGGACGGCCGTCGATGGACCCAACACGTTCAGCCTGCTCAGCAGCAACAGCTTGTCCAGCCGCAGCCGACGGTGCCTCAGGTTCCGGTCCCCGTGCAGCAAGCACCGCAACAGCCGTCCGTAGAGCAGCCTGGTCCGGAACCAGTGCGGAAGGTTGGGTTCTTCGGTGCACGGAAGACAGCCGGGAGCCGCACAAAGAATAGTGCCTGCGGTGTTCCAATCAACGAAGAATCGCTTGTCACGGCATTTCGAGGTTGTTCCGGTATGCGGTGTTTTTGTTGGTGTTCCAGCCTGCGATGATGCCGGCGCCGAGCATGTGGTCGGTGAGGCGTGCGAAGCGGTAGCCGGGTTCGGTGTCGAGGGCGAATTGGAGATATTGGTGGGCTTTGGATCCTCGGCCTTCCCACCAGTTGATGTAGCCGATGGTGGTGAGGATGGGTGCTGCGTGCTCCGATGCGGCCCGGGGTGTAGGTGTGGGTGAGGAGTTGTTTGGGCGAAGAGGATGCGAACCGATGGTTCGTCGATGCCGGGGATGTGGGCCATGAGCCGGTCGCGGATGTGCGGGAACTGGAAGTAGGCGATGAGTTTCAGGTGTCCTGGTTGGTGGGGTAGTTCTTGGTGGCGAGCATGCCGTTCCAAAGCTCGTGCGCATCGTGTATCGCTGTCGCTGGCGGCCGGTTGCCGATGGCTTCCATGTGGCGTTCGACGGCGACCGCGTCCTCAGCCTTGTGGGTCGCCAGGGGGAGGGTGATTTGGTTGGTGGGTTCGACGGTGCTCCCACGGTAGACGAACTCGGCGTTGACCCGTGAGTATTCGGTGGTGTTGAGAGGAACCGCGATGTCGGGTCCGGGTGGGTTGTCGTAGGGGGAGTAGGTGGTATCGGTGACGTAGATGCCGTCTCGGATGATGATGCCTTCCCTCGCGAGGACTCCGGTGAGGGCTGCGATGGTGGCACGGTGCGGTCTGGCTTCTCCTGGTTCCGGAGCGTCAGTGGGGTAGAGGGCGAAGACGATGCCGTTGGCTCGCTCGTCGGAGGTGAGGTAGGCGGCGACGGTTTGGGCGAAGTGGATCTCCACGCCTGGTTGTTGGGGGGCGATGCGGAGTGTGGCGCCGACTTTGACTTTGATTGATGGTGACGCAGACGAGGCTTTCTGTTGGCCAGAAGCCCAGGGTGTGGCCGATGAAGCTTAGCAAATCGGCGGGATCCTTGATGGTGAGTGCATTCATTGTCCTGTCTCCTCGTGCGTTGATGGCAGTTGGCGGTGGAAGCCCTTCTGCTGGGGGCCTCAGCCATCCATGAGCGTGTGACATGCCTTGCGCCATGACCGTCTTCCACTGACTTCGGAGATCGAAGACAGCGCGACGAATCATTTGAGCTGCAGCGCCATACGGACACCGTCAGTACCTTGTCCGGAGGGGTGCCGGAGAACGTTTTGGCCCACCGTCATGTCCCGTCTGCTCAGGCCGGAACCAAGGAGTGAAGCATTCGAACATATGCGCCGTTATCGGTTTCACTTGGCTCGGTGGAGGATGTCTTAGTCCCTGCCCGCTAGGTACCGTTTTGGTACCATGGGGTTTCATGGCTATGAATCTCCGAGTCCCTGAGGACCTTGATCGACGGCTGGAAAAGTTGGCCGCCGAGGAACACACGTCCAAGTCCGCACTCCTATTGCAGGGGGCCGAGTTGGTTCTGCAGCGGCACGCGCGCCGGCGTGAAATTAGTGAGGGCCTTGATTTTGTGTTGAGTCATGATGCTGAGCTGCTGACGCGCCTTGAGGACGCGTGACGGCTTACCTTGACATTGAGGATGCGCTTCAAGTTATTGATCGCTACGGCTTCCATATCCGCGACGTCGGCTTGTTGGCGTCGGCGTTGGCCAGGCCGGCGACAACGGTCATGGGCGCTGAAGCTTATCCGGAACTAGCGGTGAAGGCGGCTGCCTTACTTGAGTCGGTCGCGCGGTTCCATCCACTCCTTGATGGGAACAAGCGGACTGCTTGGACGCTCATGGTGCTGTTGTTGTGGATCAACGGCTACCGTCATGACTTCTCAACTGACGAGGGCTTCGGACTGGTCGTCGGGGTCGCCGCTGGGGAAGTTGAGATACGGGATTCGGCCGCTGTGATTTCGAATCATTTGGTGCCGCGTTAACTCGGCCTTCCCCTAAGAGGAAGGTGTGGACAATGTCCACACCTTCCGCCTCGGACTAGCCCGTACACCCCCCGGACTGGCCCGGACTCCGCAAGTTTCCGCGGGAACCCAGCAATAACAAGGCCGGGAATCGCGTTCGAGTCCCACCTCGGGCACGGCATAACCCCTTTTCAGAGGGGTTTTTGCTTTTAAGTGTGGACAAATGTTGACAAGTCCCTCTGCCTCATGACCCGGATGGTGCCTGGCCGCCGGGAACGGCCTGTTCAGTTTGGGTGGGGGAGCGGGCTCAGCGTCCTGGCGTGTGGGCGCTCCGCTGGCTCTGGGTTGGGGACATTCAAGCTCCCTCTTTCGGTTCTGTCCGGTAGGTCTGGAGTGCCCTACACATCTTCATGGAGAGGAAGACTGAGCGCAGCATGACTTCCAGTCTCTGGGTCAAAGTTCTTGATCTTGGCGCGTTGCTGGAGCTCAGAGCCCTGACTGAGTGCGAGCCTAGTCAGGCCAAAAGGGGGTGTGGACATTGTCAACGCCTAAACTTCCGTCGGTGACCTACGTCCAGAACTGCCCCGCAGCCATCTTTGTTGAAGTACATCGGCCTTGAGCGCTAGAAGCTGAATAAGTCGAGTTGGCTCGGTGGCCCGCACTGCAGGGTCACGACATCGTTTCGGGTGAATCGGTATGAAAAATCCCACGACGTCGACATAGCTCAGGTCGTGCAGTTGATGGCCGCGACAACTCGCTCCGCGAGTCGGATGGCAGATAACCAGCCGAAGTTCGGACTCCACGGGCCCTGCAAACTGAGCGAATTCGTGCGAACTGTTTGCATCGGGTCTGGGCCGCCCCGTCAGGGCAGCCCAGACCCGGGGCAAAGGGGGCAGCATTTGCCAGTCCTCTGTCCTGTCAGGCTGCGATGTTGTACTTGATCCACTCGGTCAGGCTGGTGACTGGAATTGAGTGCCTCGCGTTGAAGGTGTCGTCCTTTGGCCAGGCCACTCCTCGGCCCTGGGCAAAGACGGCGCGGTATTTTCGTGTCATATTGTCCGGGTCGTTGGCCAGCTCGTCCAGCAGGAAAGGCACTGTCCATTCCACGACCCGGAACGGACGCTCAAGCACGGATTCAAGGGTCCGCGCCAACTCACCGTATGTGATGGTGTCGCCGGCAAGGTAGACGATCTCGTTGCGGATGCGTGGTTCAGCAAAGAGGATCTCAGCGGTGAGGACGCCGATGTCTTCGGGGGTCGTTACGGTGACAGCTGTATCCAGGCTGCCCAAGGCGTTGACAGTGTCGTTAGGGAGATCGACCATCCCGGACCCCGGCTCGAAGAGGTAGTTCATGAACATTCCGGTGGAGATGATCACCCACTCGGTCTCGTGCTGGGACCTGAGCAGATCCCTGACATCCAGTTGCGAGTCGAAGATGTCCTGGGGACTTCCCCGGCCGATCACGTCGAAGTCGACGCCGAACTGCCAGGGGAAGTATCGAGGGAGTTTCGCTTGGAGAGCGGCCTGTGCAACTTTCATGGGAGTGTCAAGTCCGGCGGTGATGCCCGTGCAGCCGATCACGGTGTCGTAGTTCGCGAAGATCGAGGCAAGTTCATCGACCGTGTTCTTGACCAGGTCGCCCTGGACAATCCTTACGCCCAGGTTTCGGATCTCGGCGAGATCGCGCTGCTTATCCGGGGCAGCGGATTCGACAGTATTCGCCCGCAGGAGCACACTGACAGTTGAGACGTTCACGTCTCTGGCCCGCCGTGCCACATTGCGAAGCACGGGCATGCCAAGTTCTCCCGCTCCGATGATGAGGATGTGCCGCGAGCGGGCGGACGGAATTTCGTTTGTCATTAGCGCAGAGTCCTTACTTGATTCGTGTTCCCAGCTTTTGCTGATGTGGAGCGCCGAACGCCGGCAGTGTGTCGACGTTGACGTCGTGTTCAAGAGGTCAGGCTCGAGCGCTCCACTCCTGGGCGAGAGGCGGTCATGTCTTTCACCCAAGTGTCCGCACAGGATCCGTTTGGGAACAGACCTGTCGACGGGCACGAATGCCAGCGTAGACTTTGACATTAGTGTCAAGGTCAAGTCGACGATCCAAGTGAAGAGGTACAGACGGTGAAAATCGGTGAGGTTGGCAAGGAACTGGGCGTCCAAACTCGAATGCTCCGCTACTACGAGCAACAGGGGCTCATCCAGGCATCCCGTTCGACCAACGGGTACCGCGAGTACTCTGACGAGCAGATCGAGCATGCCCGCCACGTCCGGGCTCTGATAGCGGCCGGCCTGTCGACGAGGATGATCAAGATCGTGCTGAACATCGAAACTCCAGCAACCCAAGGTCAATCCACTGTAGGCAATCGGGCTCTGGCGGAGGAGCTTGCTCAAGAACTGCGCGTCGTGGAAAACAGAATCGTCTGCCTGGAGAAGAGCCGTGATGCTGTCATTGACTACCTTCAGCGGACAAATCACGCAGATCTACTGACAACGACGTGACCTTCCACGTGCCATTTTGCTTCGCTCAGTTAGATCACAACCACCCGTGGCCACGAACGCACAATGTCCTTGCAGCACGTCTTTTGAGGGGTTGCTCAATCGGGAGTGCGATGCCGTCAGCCGCGTGGTGGAAGCTTTCGAGATGCGATCCGGCCCCTGACCGGTCACGCCCGTGACGCAGGACCGGTTGGTTTGGTTTAGTTCAGGGCCGGGGTGTCCTTGGGGATGACGCCGGAACCGTAGAGATCGGCGGCGAGATCCTGAAGGGCGCGCAAGGCGACCCGCTGGGGAAAGGGACCGTAGGAAACACGGGCAACACCCAGTTCCTGGAGCTCGGCCGCGGGCAGCGCTCCGGGCGCGCCAATCACGGACAATTTGCCGTGTCCGAGGCCCGCGACGAGCGGCTCAATAACGTCGCGTGTCAGGGCACCAGGGACAAAGACCAACGCCGCGCCTGCATCAAGGAAGGCGCGACCACGAGCAATAGCGTCCTCAACGCTGTCCTTGATCGGACGGTCCCCGCCCTTCGCGATGGCGTCGGTGCGCGCGTTGAGCTGGAACGGGATGCCTTCGCCCTTCGCGGCGTCGACGATCGCCTTCACCCGGGCGACAGCTTCATTGAAAGGACGCAAACGGTCTTCGACATTGGCGCCCACGACGCCGATGCCAATCGCCCGGCGGATAGTTTCCGCTGGGTCTTCATAACCGTCGTCGAGGTCTGCAGTGACCGGAAGTTCAACCGCGCTGACGATCCTCTTCACGCCCTCCAGCGCGACATCCAGGGGCATGGTTCCATCGGCATAGCCATACGCCGCTGCAATCGAGTGCCCGGCGGTGGCAATGGCCTTGGTTTCGGGCACGGATGCAACGGTCGAGGCGCTGATGGCGTCCCATACGTTGACCACACTCAGGATTTCCGGTGCCTCATGCAGAGCCTTCAATTTCTCTGCCCGGGCGTTGATATTGTGTTCGGTCATGGTTGTCCTCCGTGGTCATGATCAGGATCACTCGCCCATCTCAGCCTGGACGCCATGGCGCCTTTAGGTGACAAGGCGATAGGCGGGTTCGGGTCTTAGTTGGGGCGGGTCCGTAATGATGTTCGAAAGGGCCGTCGCAGGTGAACCTGCTTCAGCCCGAAAAGGTATCTCTCGGGCTCACGCACTCGCCACCTAACCTTCTACAGTGTGGTCGACACGCCGCTGGGGCCGTTCTCGCCATCTGGACGGGTAAAGATTCTCAGCGGTCATTCGGTATCGAAGCTCGCCGACGAGCTGGCCCGGTTCGAGCCAAACCTCGTAGTTGTCCGCGGCCAGGAACAATTCACGCCCGTAAGGCCCGTCCGCTGCCACCCAGATCATGCTTGAATCGGGCATTACGGCCTCCACCGTTCCCGCGCGGACCAACGCTCCCCGCTGCCTTATCTCTATGGGGACCCCGTCCAAGCGGTGCCACTCAGATGCGGGATACTGCATCATCGAATTGCCCTGTCATGGAGCCCGCCGGTGCCTTCCGCATGGATCAACAGATCACTCTCCTTTGATTGGGCTGTCCGTGGCAGTGGATCCGGACCCGGACTCTTCAACGAACGCCAGAACACGGGCTGGACTCGCCGTTCCGCCCACGATGGGTAAGGGCGTGACGACGATGAAAGCGCCTGCTGCCGGTAACTGGTGAAGGTTTTTCAGGGATGTAACCCCGTATTTGTCGTTTCCGAGAAGGAAATGATGCATGGGGAAAGGCGGCTCCAAGCTGAAGCCTGCGCCGGCGTCGATCCCAACGGTTTCGACACCAAAGCCGGCAATGTCGGTCTCCTCAGCGAGCCAGCGCGCGCACTCTGCAGAGACGCCGGGTGTATGCGGACCCGACTCGTCAGCATTGAGGAAAAGAGCTTCGTTGTCTCCGAAAGCATCCCATCCTGTGCGGTAAAGCAGCCACGCACCCTTGGGCAACTTGCCGTACCGGGCCTCCCACGCCTCGATGTGGCTGACCTCAAGCAAGAAATCGGGATCTGAGGCGGCTTCAGCGGACGCATCGATCAGAACGGCGGGGCCGACGAGTTTTTCGGGTGGCAGCTGTGAAATGTCCCGTCCTTCCCTCCCACTGACCCAGTGGATGGGCGCGTCAACGTGAGTGCCAAAATGTTCGCCCACATGAATGTTGTTGTGCGCCCACATTGGTCCGCGTTCGTCGTATGCCGCGACCTCTTCGAGCCTGAGATCGATGACGTTGGACAGAGGCGCCGGCAGGCGCAGGGCAGGAGTCTCAGGGGTCAAGGGCGTTGTCAGATCGATGACGCGGATGCTCCCATGGGCAAGGCCATCAATCAGGTTGGCCAGTAGATCCGGCGTTCGCGTTGTGTTGGTCATATGCGTGATGCCTGTGTAGTCAATGTGGCGCCCTTTCTTGATGGCCCTAGTGGCCCTTAAATGCTTCCTCAAGCCACCAGGACGCGAAGCTGACGGTCTTTGCATCGATGAGCAGCGGCTTGTCACGGCTTCCGTCGAGCCACTCACGCACCGGCTCCAAATCTTCGAGGTTCCGCACGGTCTGAGCTGCAAAGCCGTAACCGCGCGCGATGGCTGCGAAGTCGGTGTCAGGGAAGGTGATAAGACCCATGGCGTCATCGTCCTCACCGAAGTGATGTACTTCCGCTCCATAAGCTGAGTCGTTGTAGACGATAACAACAAGGGGGATACCCAGCCGGACAACAGACTCCATCTCCGCTGCCGCCATCAGGGCGCCGCCGTCACCGGTGCCGAGGACCGGGAGCCTGTCCGGCTGTGCGTATGCTGCCCCGATTACACTGGCCAGACCCAGACCCACACATTGGAAGGCCTGGCTGAAGACGAGCCCGTTCTCGTCAGGAATATCAAGGAAGGCACTGGGATATCCGAGGAAATTGCCCGAATCGACGGCCACCACGCGTTCCTTGTCGAGCATCCCGTCTAAAGCAATGGTGAGGGTCCGGGGATCGATGCGCTCTCCATCGCCCAGGTCCTCGTAAGGGACGTCCTGCCATCGGCCTTCGGACTTGATGGCTTGTGCGATCTCTTCAGTTCGGTAGCCAACACGGGAGAAACCGCGGCTGCGGAGCTCTCTGGCTGCGGCCGCTGCCGTAAGCCCTGCGTCGCCCAAAACGCCGAAGTCGACGGGCCGGTGCTTGCCGGGCGCCAGTGGATCAACGTCTACCTGCACCACTGTGGTGTCCGGGCCAATGAGTTCGCCGTGACGCATGGTCCACATGTTCAATGCAGAACCAAAGGAGATGATGAGGTCGGAGTCCTGGATGGTACGAGCCGCCAGCGGTGTACTGAAGCCACCGGAAATGTCCAGGTAGAACGGATCGTCATTGAACAGCCCGCGGGCGACCGCCGAGGTTGCCAAAAGGGCCCCCGAAACCTCCGCAAGATCGCGTAGCTGAGGCCCGGCACCGCGCCCTCCTCGGCCGGCAATGATGACGGGTCGATTCGACCGCTCGATGAGGTCGGCCAAGTGGCTAATGTCTTCGGTTACTGGTTCAGCCACCGTTAAAATGGCGGCCCCGCTGGCAACTGAGGCAGCATACTCTTCAGTGGTTTCGGAGTTTTGAATGTCCAAGGGGAGATTGACCAGCACAGGAATGCGGCGAGTTACTGCTGTCCTGTAAGCAAGGGCAACGTCCCGGGCGGCAGTCTCTCTGGAGATACGGAAGCTCGCGGCTCCCACGGATTCAACGAGATGGCTCTGCTCGATGCGGAAATTGGAATGAATAGCAGAAGACGCAACTTCGGCGGCGAGAATCAGCATTGGTGTGCCGGATTTCGCGGCTTCCGCGATGCCGGTGATGGCATTTGTCAGCCCGCATCCCTGATGCAAGGAGATTACAGGGACTGAGCTGCCGACTCGCCCAAAGGCGTCCGCCATCGATGCGGCACCGCCCTCGTGACGCGCGGCCACGTATGTAGCACCGCGGGCAATGAGGGCCTTGGTCACGTCATAGTTGCCGCTGCCGACAACACCAAAGACCTGGCGGACACCAAGCCCTATCAGCGTTTCGGCCACTTTTTCAAAAACACGCATCTGATTGGTACCTCTGGTTCTGATTGCTGGAAGCTCTATACGAAAATGCTCCCTGCGACGGGCTCGTCTGGCTAATGCCTATTTCAGTCGGAGAGTCTGAATAAGGCATAGCTGCTGAAGAGGTCCCGCCATCAGGAGGCCGAAAGGGTCTTCCGGATTTCTACAGCTACTTGTTCAAAACAACGCAACATCAACACCACTGCCGGGCTCGGCAGCCTGTCCTGCAAAGTGGTCACGCCAACCGTTTGGCTGATGCCTTTGATTCTCGCTCCGACAATGCGTAGCAGGGGATCGGCGGTACCGATGGTGCGTGGTTGGAGCGCAAGAAAGTCCGTCTCTGAGACCATGGCACGAAGTGTCATGGTGGAGGAGCAATCCACCTGCTGTTCGGGGAGTTCGAGGCGCTCACGGGCGAAGGCACTCTCGAGCTCCCCGCGCAGTGCCGTCTGCGCTACCGGCATGATCCACGGGTAGTTCCGCAACTGATTGAGGGCGGTTTCGCCGCGCTCAAAAACAGGATGACCGTGTCTAGCAACGACCTCGAAGGGCTCATGGTACAGCGCCGCCTGCTGCAGTTCAGGAACGTCAGGATGGGGGGTAAGACGGCCAATGACTATGTCGATTTCTCCCGCAACGAGTCCGTTGGTTAACCGGTCAGGAGTCGCTTCGTGGACGTGGACGCTGACGTGTGGCCGCTGCTGCTTTAGCCGCGCAATCGCTTTGGGCAGCAAAAGGTTGCCTCCGGCGACATACGTGCCAATGGTGACTGAGCCGGCGCTGGCGTCCGCCAGCTCTGCTATGTGCTTGGTCGCTTGCTGGAGGTGACCGACCACTGCCCGTGCGTGACTGATGAAGACTTCGGCAAATGGTGTGGGGCGGACTCCGCGGGCGCCCCTTTCGAAAAGAGGCGCCCCGAGGGCATCCTCAACTTCGCGCAAACCGCGGCTGACCGCGGGCTGCGTGATGTACAGGTGCCTGGCCGCGCTGACGATGGTCCCGTGATCGGCGATAGCTAAGACCAACACCAGATGACGGATCTTCAGGGGGCCATTCAGCAAGGTTCTGATGTCCATGCCGATGATGATATGCCCATATGGACATGGCTTGCACGCGAAAAGGCATTCGACGGACATGGTTTGGGTCCAGCAGACTGGTGATACAACCCACACCGACGAACCGGGAGAAGCACCCATCATGGCGATTCCTACTCTGCGCAACTTCGTCGGCGGAGCCTTCCTTGACGCCGCCGACAGGACATTTGAAAAGATCAGCCCCGTCGATGGCAGCGTTGTCGCCCACGTTGCCGAGGCCGACCGCGGCACTATTGACATGGCGGTCAAGGCCGGTCGGAGCGCACTTCAAGGCCGCTGGGGGAGTTCCACAGTCAATGAACGCGCAGCCCTGCTGCGGCGTATCGCGGATCGCATCGAAGCACGATTCGACGATCTGCTCGCCGCCGAAATCGCCGATACCGGCAAACCGGAAGCACTTGCCAGAGACCTCGACGTAGCCCGTGCAGCAGCCAACTTCCGCGCCTTTGCAGACATCATCGCCGCCGAAGGCCTGGACTCCTTCCTCACCGAACTTCCCGACGGCCGACGGGCCCTGAACTACGCTTTGCGCCGACCGCTGGGCGTAGTGGCCGTAGTCGTGCCGTGGAACCTGCCTCTGTTGCTGTTGACCTGGAAAGTGGCTCCCGCAATCGCCTGCGGCAACGTGGTGATCGTCAAACCATCGGAGGAAACGCCATCGTCCGCGACCCTCCTGGCTGAAATCATGGCCGAGGCCGGCGTACCCGATGGCGTGTTCAACCTGGTCCACGGCTTTGGTCCAGGATCGGCTGGCGAATTCCTCACCACGCATGAAGGCATCGACGGAATCACCTTCACAGGGGAGTCATCCACCGGCTCAGCCATCATGCACGCGGCAGCGTCCAACGTCCGCCCGGTCTCTTTTGAACTGGGCGGTAAGAATGCTGCACTCGTTTTCGCAGACGCGGACCTCGAAGCTACTGTGGACGGGCTCACCCGGTCAATCTTCACCAACACCGGGCAAGTCTGTCTCTGCACCGAGCGCGTCTACATCCAGCGTCCCATCTTTGACGATGTCGTAGCTGGACTTGCTGAGCGCGCCAGAGGCTTGACGCTAGGTCAACCTATGGATCCCCGGACCACCACCGGACCACTGATCTCCCTCACTCACAGGCAAAAAGTTCTTTCATACCTCGAACGCGCTAAGCAGCTAGGCGGTGAGGCGATCGTGGGTGGTGGAATCCCCAATCTGGGCCACGAACTCAGTGGTGGCGCTTGGATTGAGCCGACACTCTGGACCGGGCTCAGCCACGACGCACCCGTGATGCGCGAAGAAGTCTTCGGCCCCGTCGCAGGCCTGATTCCCTTCGACGACGAGGAAGAGGCCGTGCGCCTGGCCAACGACACAAAGTACGGCCTGGCTGCTGCCGTTTGGACCACCAACCTGGAGAGAGGACACCGGGTTGCTGGCCGCATGAACACTGGAATTACATGGGTCAACACCTGGTTCCTACGCGACCTGCGCTCACCCTTCGGCGGAGCCGGACTGTCCGGTATCGGCCGCGAAGGGGGAACCCACTCCCTCCACTTTTATACCCAACCCAGCAACGTGTGCGTAAACCTGAGCGAGGCAACACGATGACCGCAACCCACCCAGCCCCACCAATCAGCGAGATAGCCCGC
Above is a genomic segment from Paenarthrobacter ureafaciens containing:
- a CDS encoding type II toxin-antitoxin system death-on-curing family toxin, with amino-acid sequence MTAYLDIEDALQVIDRYGFHIRDVGLLASALARPATTVMGAEAYPELAVKAAALLESVARFHPLLDGNKRTAWTLMVLLLWINGYRHDFSTDEGFGLVVGVAAGEVEIRDSAAVISNHLVPR
- a CDS encoding DUF4192 domain-containing protein → MNALTIKDPADLLSFIGHTLGFWPTESLVCITLNKDKVGATLRIDLPKQPGHETHFAQTVAAYLTTDEQANSIVFALYTTQTPQAGEARPHRATIAALTGVLAHEGITIRDGIYVTDTTYSPYDTPPGPDIAIPISTTEYSQINAEFIYRGSTIEPTNQITLPTATHKAEDATAVEHHKQTILNQPPATAVHDAHELWNGMLATKDYPSDQDVLKLIAYYQFPHNRDRLMADIPGIDEPSVRILFAQTTQAPNWSRIEWAKQLLTHTYTLAAPEHAAPILTTIGYINWWEGRGSKAHQYLQLALYTDPGYRFARLTDNMIGAGIIAGWNTNKNTAHRTHLDMP
- a CDS encoding aromatic alcohol reductase, whose translation is MTNEIPSARSRHILIIGAGELGMPVLRNVARRARDVNVSTVSVLLRANTVESAAPDKQRDLAEIRNLGVRIVQGDLVKNTVDELASIFANYDTVIGCTGITAGLDTPMKVAQAALQAKLPRYFPWQFGVDFDVIGRGSPQDIFDSQLDVRDLLRSQHETEWVIISTGMFMNYLFEPGSGMVDLPNDTVNALGSLDTAVTVTTPEDIGVLTAEILFAEPRIRNEIVYLAGDTITYGELARTLESVLERPFRVVEWTVPFLLDELANDPDNMTRKYRAVFAQGRGVAWPKDDTFNARHSIPVTSLTEWIKYNIAA
- a CDS encoding DUF4192 family protein — translated: MRTSFGTACSPPRTTPPTRTPETHRLLPVPAHPRPAHGPHPRHRRTIGSHPLRPNNSSPTPTPRAASEHAAPILTTIGYINWWEGRGSKAHQYLQFALDTEPGYRFARLTDHMLGAGIIAGWNTNKNTAYRNNLEMP
- a CDS encoding DUF4192 family protein, which translates into the protein MEIHFAQTVAAYLTSDERANGIVFALYPTDAPEPGEARPHRATIAALTGVLAREGIIIRDGIYVTDTTYSPYDNPPGPDIAVPLNTTEYSRVNAEFVYRGSTVEPTNQITLPLATHKAEDAVAVERHMEAIGNRPPATAIHDAHELWNGMLATKNYPTNQDT
- a CDS encoding DUF2510 domain-containing protein, whose amino-acid sequence is MSVPAGWYTDPQEASLVRYWDGRRWTQHVQPAQQQQLVQPQPTVPQVPVPVQQAPQQPSVEQPGPEPVRKVGFFGARKTAGSRTKNSACGVPINEESLVTAFRGCSGMRCFCWCSSLR
- a CDS encoding ABC transporter substrate-binding protein; the encoded protein is MIKKRWGLALVTAVVAGLALSGCSPSASEPKGPVTLNYWDFLDPSQANPRSKALKENIAKFEAANPDIKVNLSVVSLGDMLNRLPQAAAAGQAPDVFKMFTPVVPQMASAGVYSPLPDAASKVTDWLRPTDTLAGPDGKAVAVPYEYRTCALYYNEKILSQIGATVPSTYEEVVEVAKKAAAAGYTGFGTGFSDTDNSAIISTFFNCFMTQVDQEIWNKDGQADFATAKGNEFGNFLAKLRDAKALGSNVVSDTYGTVADGMASGTVAMAVLGTERAVSFGSQNKDLKWTALPKASTGDTTGTTIGWTLGIGNGSKNSEAAWKFIEYMTGPEAGALMATGGEVPTRAATYEQPFFSTPEAKTVNDIAAYVKSNSEPRTYSNTWTALATGLSQAGQKLTLNGSSGDDFIRSAQDAANKK
- a CDS encoding ribbon-helix-helix protein, CopG family, with translation MAMNLRVPEDLDRRLEKLAAEEHTSKSALLLQGAELVLQRHARRREISEGLDFVLSHDAELLTRLEDA